Genomic DNA from Leptotrichia wadei:
AAATTTAAATTTTTGTTTATTTTTTTCCTTCAATAACTAATTTTGCAAAAAATTCCTCTCCAGCTTCCAATTTCAAAATTCCAATTTTTTCTTCTAATTTCCCGCTTGTATTCTCAAAATCAGAAATTCCATACCAAGGCTCTATGCACACAAATGGAGCTTTCGGCTTGCTCCAAAATGCGACATAAGGAAAACCTTTATATTCAACACTTAATTTTTTTGAATTTTTACTATTTTTTATCACAACCTTTTCTGATTTCAAGCCTTCAAAAATTATCGCATCATCATCAAATACATTTTCAGTAATCTGCAATTTATTCTCATTATTCAAGCAATCAGCCTTTTCATCTAAAACAAGCCCTTTTTCATTCAATTTATATTTCTTTGAAGTCTCATTTTTCTCAAATTCCAAATAATAATCACTCAATTTTATATTATCATTTACATCAAGTGCAAATGCAGGATGTG
This window encodes:
- a CDS encoding aldose 1-epimerase family protein, with protein sequence MESTINILKYGNIEIIVADRGAELQSYKVNGEEFIWDRKPEFWAASSPVLFPFVGTIKNGVYSYNGKEYKISTRHGFARTENFELVEKTENSLKFRFSSNKETLEKYPFDFELFITYTIAGNALEIEYNVVNKNDSDMYFSLGTHPAFALDVNDNIKLSDYYLEFEKNETSKKYKLNEKGLVLDEKADCLNNENKLQITENVFDDDAIIFEGLKSEKVVIKNSKNSKKLSVEYKGFPYVAFWSKPKAPFVCIEPWYGISDFENTSGKLEEKIGILKLEAGEEFFAKLVIEGKK